The proteins below come from a single Mesobacillus jeotgali genomic window:
- a CDS encoding 4Fe-4S binding protein: MEQKVVFNEETCKSCKLCVNVCPTNVIYLADYLNEKGYRPAIVTDQENCISCGKCAQMCPDSVITVYRPEKVRKSV, translated from the coding sequence GTGGAGCAGAAAGTTGTTTTTAACGAGGAGACTTGCAAGTCATGCAAGCTGTGCGTGAATGTTTGTCCGACAAATGTGATTTATCTTGCTGATTACTTGAATGAAAAAGGCTACCGGCCGGCGATTGTGACAGACCAGGAAAATTGCATCAGCTGCGGCAAGTGCGCGCAAATGTGTCCGGATTCGGTAATCACTGTCTATAGGCCAGAAAAGGTAAGGAAATCTGTTTAG
- a CDS encoding 3-methyl-2-oxobutanoate dehydrogenase subunit VorB has product MGKVLMKGNEVIAEAAVHAGCKYFFGYPITPQSELVAYMARRLPEVGGLFLQAESEVAAINMVYGAAGTGVRVMTSSSSPGFSLKQEGISYLVGAELPALIVNVVRGGPGLGNIQPAQSDYFQVTKGGGHGDYHTPVLAPSTLQEIIELTEAAFDIADHYRTPVILLGDGMLGQMMEPVEFKELNEREPEQNEWATTGTRGDGKPRIISSLELNADALEARNELLQKKFALIKQNEVRYETFEIEDADYIVTAYGTAARIAMNAINKARKDGLKIGMIRPITLWPFPEQPFIETRDRVKGYLSVEMSAGQMVEDVRLAVEGRAAVSFFGRTGGVVPTQEEIYDQIVKMAGGVEV; this is encoded by the coding sequence ATGGGGAAAGTACTTATGAAGGGTAACGAGGTTATCGCTGAAGCTGCTGTCCATGCGGGCTGCAAATATTTTTTCGGCTATCCGATCACGCCGCAGAGTGAGCTCGTTGCCTATATGGCCAGAAGGCTGCCCGAGGTTGGCGGGTTATTTTTACAGGCGGAAAGTGAAGTAGCAGCGATCAATATGGTATATGGAGCGGCCGGAACCGGTGTGCGTGTAATGACATCGTCATCAAGTCCTGGATTCAGCTTGAAGCAGGAAGGAATCTCATACCTGGTTGGAGCAGAACTGCCTGCACTGATTGTGAATGTCGTCCGTGGAGGGCCTGGACTTGGAAATATCCAGCCGGCGCAGTCGGACTATTTCCAGGTGACAAAAGGAGGAGGCCACGGTGATTACCATACACCTGTCCTGGCTCCGTCAACGCTGCAGGAAATCATTGAACTTACAGAAGCGGCATTTGATATTGCTGACCACTATCGGACGCCAGTCATCCTGCTTGGGGACGGCATGTTAGGACAGATGATGGAACCGGTTGAGTTCAAGGAACTGAATGAAAGGGAGCCGGAACAAAATGAATGGGCTACGACAGGTACCCGCGGAGATGGCAAACCGAGAATTATTTCCTCACTGGAATTGAATGCCGATGCTCTTGAAGCGCGGAATGAACTTTTACAGAAAAAGTTTGCCTTGATTAAACAAAATGAAGTCAGATATGAAACGTTTGAAATCGAAGATGCCGATTATATTGTAACTGCTTACGGAACAGCTGCAAGGATTGCCATGAATGCAATTAATAAAGCACGGAAAGACGGCCTGAAAATAGGGATGATCCGGCCAATCACCCTCTGGCCATTCCCTGAGCAGCCGTTTATTGAAACACGTGACAGGGTGAAGGGTTACCTTTCTGTCGAGATGAGTGCAGGGCAGATGGTTGAAGACGTCAGACTTGCCGTCGAGGGCCGGGCCGCGGTTTCATTTTTCGGCCGTACTGGAGGGGTCGTCCCTACGCAGGAAGAAATTTACGATCAAATTGTCAAAATGGCTGGGGGTGTCGAGGTATGA
- a CDS encoding thiamine pyrophosphate-dependent enzyme, producing the protein MTMKTVFEKTTGLTDNQTHYCPGCTHGIIHRMVGEVLEEMGILEDTVGVASVGCSVLSYEYFNCDMTQAAHGRAPAVATGIKRVLPDRFVFTYQGDGDLASIGIAEAVHAAARGENITVIFVNNAIYGMTGGQMAPTTLVGQKTATTPFGRDGSIQGLPIRVSEMLSTLDGTAYIERVSTHDVPNIIKAKKAIRKAFETQKQGMGFSMVEVLSSCPTNWGLDPNESLDWIKENMVPAYPLGVYKDSQKGDVR; encoded by the coding sequence ATGACAATGAAAACCGTGTTCGAAAAAACAACTGGATTGACTGATAACCAGACCCATTATTGTCCCGGCTGTACTCACGGAATCATCCACAGGATGGTAGGCGAAGTGCTTGAAGAAATGGGGATTTTGGAGGATACAGTAGGAGTCGCTTCGGTCGGATGCTCTGTGCTGTCCTATGAATATTTCAATTGTGATATGACCCAGGCAGCCCATGGGCGGGCACCGGCTGTCGCAACAGGAATCAAGCGAGTACTGCCTGACCGATTTGTTTTTACCTACCAGGGCGATGGAGACCTTGCTTCGATTGGGATTGCCGAGGCTGTCCATGCTGCTGCAAGAGGTGAAAACATTACCGTCATTTTTGTGAATAATGCAATTTATGGCATGACAGGCGGGCAAATGGCACCGACAACATTGGTTGGCCAGAAAACGGCGACGACTCCATTCGGACGGGATGGAAGCATCCAGGGATTGCCAATCAGAGTGAGCGAAATGCTGTCAACGCTGGATGGAACTGCCTATATTGAACGGGTATCAACGCATGATGTGCCAAATATCATCAAAGCGAAGAAAGCGATTCGCAAAGCATTTGAAACACAGAAGCAGGGAATGGGTTTCTCCATGGTCGAGGTCCTCTCCAGCTGTCCGACGAACTGGGGCCTTGATCCAAATGAATCGCTGGATTGGATCAAGGAGAATATGGTGCCTGCCTATCCTCTAGGTGTGTATAAAGATTCGCAGAAAGGGGATGTTCGCTGA
- a CDS encoding 2-oxoacid:acceptor oxidoreductase family protein has translation MEEILIAGFGGQGVMSMGQLIAYAGMKEGKYVSWLPSYGPEQRGGTANCAVVVSEEQVGSPLVSRPTTAIVLNNPSYEKFEPMVRAGGLLVVNSSLISKVSARTDIRVLNIDATDKANELGNPKVANMILLGAFLEETGTLSDDSILEALKKVLSPEKHSLLDINRRALDLGRSLTKTTAP, from the coding sequence ATGGAGGAAATTTTGATTGCCGGCTTTGGCGGCCAGGGAGTTATGTCGATGGGCCAGTTGATTGCCTATGCCGGGATGAAGGAAGGGAAGTATGTATCATGGCTGCCTTCCTACGGACCTGAGCAGCGGGGCGGAACAGCCAACTGTGCAGTGGTGGTCAGCGAGGAACAGGTAGGCTCACCGCTTGTTTCAAGACCGACAACAGCGATTGTGCTGAATAACCCTTCATATGAAAAATTTGAACCAATGGTCAGGGCCGGGGGATTATTGGTTGTGAACTCATCTTTGATTTCAAAAGTGTCAGCCAGGACCGATATAAGAGTTCTAAATATCGATGCAACCGACAAGGCCAATGAGCTCGGCAATCCAAAGGTAGCCAACATGATCCTGCTTGGAGCTTTCCTTGAGGAAACAGGCACACTGTCAGATGACTCCATATTGGAAGCATTGAAAAAGGTCCTTTCTCCGGAAAAACATTCTCTATTGGATATCAATCGCCGGGCACTTGATCTTGGACGATCTTTGACTAAAACGACCGCGCCCTAA
- a CDS encoding D-glycero-alpha-D-manno-heptose-1,7-bisphosphate 7-phosphatase: MKKKAIFLDRDGVLNEVLSHRVKFVNRPEELYLLEGAAEAVAELSKAGYEIFVVTNQGGVGLGFLKEKRLHEIHDHMVKMIKEHGGHIKEVAYCPHKPKAGCECRKPNAGMLIDLASRHDIELAGSVMVGDHERDIEAGKKAGCKTVFIGTEETAADEKAPSLQAAVPFILELLK; this comes from the coding sequence ATGAAGAAAAAAGCCATATTTCTGGACAGGGACGGGGTTCTAAATGAAGTACTGTCCCACCGGGTAAAATTCGTCAACCGTCCTGAAGAATTGTACTTGCTTGAAGGGGCAGCCGAAGCTGTCGCAGAATTGAGCAAAGCCGGCTATGAGATTTTTGTTGTCACCAATCAAGGCGGCGTTGGCCTTGGATTTCTCAAGGAAAAGCGGCTCCATGAAATCCATGACCATATGGTAAAAATGATCAAGGAACATGGCGGCCATATTAAGGAGGTTGCCTACTGCCCGCATAAACCAAAGGCAGGATGCGAATGCCGCAAGCCAAATGCTGGAATGCTCATTGACCTTGCCAGCAGACACGATATCGAATTGGCCGGAAGTGTAATGGTAGGAGATCACGAGCGCGATATCGAAGCCGGAAAAAAGGCAGGATGCAAAACAGTTTTCATAGGGACCGAAGAAACAGCTGCAGATGAGAAGGCTCCTTCGCTGCAGGCAGCCGTTCCGTTCATTTTAGAGCTTTTGAAATAA
- a CDS encoding DNA-3-methyladenine glycosylase codes for MAEHMGKFQALHSDFFQQPTLELAVSLLGCTLVKESEEGTAAGMIVETEAYIGPMDQAAHSYNNRRTKRTEVMFHQAGLAYTYVMHTHTLFNVVSGEEGNPEAVLIRAVEPLEGLDLMVRRRGMPESPNLTNGPGKLTKAMGIKMSDYGHPLTKKPLLLSPGIVPDSISSGKRIGIDNSGEAKDYPWRFWITGNRYVSRHQNAEKIIVNTGGSK; via the coding sequence ATGGCAGAACATATGGGGAAATTCCAGGCACTTCACAGTGACTTTTTTCAGCAGCCCACCCTTGAGTTGGCTGTTTCGCTGCTTGGATGCACTTTAGTGAAAGAATCTGAAGAAGGAACAGCTGCAGGAATGATCGTAGAGACGGAAGCCTATATTGGCCCTATGGATCAGGCGGCGCACAGTTATAATAACCGCAGAACAAAAAGGACGGAGGTCATGTTCCACCAGGCAGGTCTTGCTTATACTTATGTCATGCATACCCATACACTCTTCAATGTTGTCAGTGGAGAAGAAGGCAATCCAGAAGCCGTGCTGATTCGGGCAGTGGAACCTCTGGAAGGCTTGGATCTAATGGTCAGGCGGCGAGGCATGCCGGAATCCCCCAATCTGACCAATGGCCCCGGGAAGCTGACGAAAGCGATGGGCATAAAGATGTCGGATTATGGGCATCCCTTAACGAAGAAACCACTTTTACTATCACCTGGAATTGTGCCAGACAGCATTTCATCAGGCAAAAGAATCGGCATCGATAATTCCGGGGAAGCGAAAGACTACCCATGGCGCTTCTGGATCACCGGCAACCGCTATGTTTCCCGGCATCAGAATGCTGAAAAAATTATCGTTAACACAGGGGGATCGAAATGA
- a CDS encoding IS110 family transposase — protein MDFKQNQKINQVTENTLVVGIDIAKRKHFACFVDDRGRVLRKSFSVLQSSQGFESFYQRILTAMKEYEKTEVIVGIEPTGHYWLNLAYFLEERGIPLVMTNPMHVKRSKELDDNLPTKHDRKDALVIARLIKDGRFSYPRILKDLEAELRVGSTFRSKLTEELGSVKNMIIRWIDRYFPEFTQVFPSFGKMAMAVLECTPFPADLHQKQPDEVLALYRKVEGLKSPQRPKAIRLIELASDSIGGTEGREMARIEIATLVRRYHQLEQEIESITQHLVELIQTSVEYEWLSTVPGLGDTTIVDLLAEIGSFSHYEDPRQLIKLAGLTLRENSSGQHKGKKRISKRGRRKLRALLFRVMMPMVRHNDAFRRLHEYYTNRKDNPLRKKQSIVVLCGKLLKVLHGISTKHKAFDAKRMMKDIPSLAEAM, from the coding sequence ATGGATTTTAAACAAAATCAGAAAATAAATCAAGTCACCGAAAATACACTCGTTGTCGGGATCGATATTGCAAAGCGGAAACACTTCGCCTGCTTTGTCGATGACCGTGGACGTGTGCTCCGAAAGTCTTTCTCGGTATTACAGTCCAGCCAGGGTTTCGAAAGTTTTTACCAGCGTATTTTGACTGCCATGAAAGAATATGAAAAGACGGAGGTCATTGTCGGTATTGAACCAACCGGTCATTATTGGCTTAATCTAGCCTATTTCCTTGAGGAACGGGGCATTCCCCTGGTGATGACCAACCCTATGCACGTCAAGCGATCAAAGGAGTTGGATGATAACCTTCCAACCAAACATGACCGCAAAGATGCGCTGGTCATCGCTCGCTTGATCAAGGATGGGCGCTTCAGTTATCCTCGCATCCTAAAGGATTTGGAGGCTGAACTCCGTGTGGGTTCAACATTCAGAAGCAAGTTGACCGAGGAACTTGGGTCCGTCAAAAACATGATCATTCGCTGGATTGATCGCTATTTTCCTGAGTTCACCCAGGTCTTTCCGTCATTCGGGAAGATGGCAATGGCTGTCCTGGAGTGCACACCATTTCCGGCCGATCTTCATCAGAAACAACCGGATGAAGTATTGGCACTTTACCGTAAGGTCGAGGGGCTCAAATCCCCTCAAAGGCCGAAAGCCATACGACTCATAGAACTCGCTTCAGATTCGATCGGGGGAACAGAAGGACGGGAGATGGCCCGTATTGAAATCGCCACACTCGTTCGCCGTTATCATCAGTTGGAACAGGAGATTGAAAGTATTACGCAGCACCTGGTTGAACTTATCCAAACATCTGTAGAGTACGAATGGCTCTCAACAGTTCCTGGACTTGGAGATACCACGATTGTCGATTTACTAGCTGAAATCGGAAGCTTTTCTCACTATGAAGATCCACGCCAACTAATCAAACTCGCGGGATTGACATTACGGGAGAATTCCTCCGGCCAGCACAAAGGCAAAAAAAGGATTTCCAAACGGGGCAGAAGAAAGCTTCGCGCCCTCCTATTCCGAGTGATGATGCCTATGGTTCGCCATAATGATGCCTTTAGAAGGCTGCATGAGTATTACACAAATCGTAAAGACAATCCGTTACGCAAGAAGCAATCCATCGTGGTCCTATGCGGGAAACTCTTAAAAGTTCTCCATGGAATTAGCACGAAGCACAAAGCGTTTGACGCAAAGCGAATGATGAAGGATATTCCTAGTCTCGCAGAGGCTATGTAA